In Eupeodes corollae chromosome 3, idEupCoro1.1, whole genome shotgun sequence, a single genomic region encodes these proteins:
- the LOC129949730 gene encoding uncharacterized protein LOC129949730, whose amino-acid sequence MVSKYLFICAIAFGLLAFVACIPKATTPKSVVVTAEADPKQLFLGAQGKETSTPNFVRLVVMRIIYGIASTMGMEERLADVFNGAFVPPGEDDGDFGLDFGGIDGIFDDR is encoded by the coding sequence atgGTATCAAAGTATCTTTTTATCTGTGCAATTGCATTCGGTTTATTGGCCTTCGTCGCTTGTATTCCAAAAGCTACCACTCCGAAAAGTGTTGTAGTTACCGCTGAAGCCGATCCTAAGCAGCTTTTCCTGGGAGCCCAAGGAAAGGAGACTTCAACGCCAAATTTTGTTCGACTGGTAGTGATGCGGATAATTTACGGAATTGCATCGACAATGGGTATGGAGGAACGACTTGCGGACGTATTCAATGGAGCCTTTGTGCCTCCGGGTGAGGATGATGGTGATTTTGGACTTGACTTTGGAGGAATTGATGGAATCTTCGATGATAGATAG